The genome window ATTTGGGGCTGTGGCTTGTTTGACCTCATCGACTgcggcaccctcctcctgGTCTGATCCCGCCTCCTTGTCATTGGTGACATTCTTGGACCAGAATCTCTTCGCGCTGGCCATGACATTCTCGACAACATCTCCACGGCCATCATTCTCACCTGGGCGCACTGCAGAGCCCGCAAGCGCATCACTGTCGACTGTAAACCAACTCTCATGGCTCATGTGTCCAGACCGCAACTGAAACATGTGGCCAAACGAAAGCCAATCTTTCTCAACCAGCACAATGAAGCCCTCCAAAGTGCGGTAATAGGGATCAAGCATTAGCTGAGACAGGGCGCAAAGCTGGCTTGTCCGATCCCAGCCATCCGAGCAGTGAATAAGGGCATGCGAATGCTGAATCCCGACTTGCCGCGCTATTATCGACGATCCATCCAAGATTCCAGCGATATGCTTCAACCACTTGCTCTTCATCAGAAGATCTCTGTttggaggaaaaggagaaatATCGGCATCCTTGATTGCGCTGATGACCTTGTCGAGCGAGTCCCTCATGACATGAATATTGtctatatttaaaaagaCCTTCTTCGCATATTTGTAGTAGTCCATGTTCTCCGACCCCATGCCTATAGCCTGCATGGCATATGAGTTGATGGCAGGCCGCGCATCCACAATAAGGTTATGCTGCTGGGCACCATATATTAGACGCTTCCCGGTCTTCTCGTCGTACATCACGTTGGGCGCGGCAATGAGCTCGTCCTCCATTCTCTCTGTGTCGGAAAGAGACATATCAGTGGGAGCATCGGGACTATCCGCACTGAGATCCACATGGCTTGACGATGGGCTATGGTCTGCCTGTATGCTCGCATTTGCAGGAGATGGCGAGTTGCCATCCAGAAAGTCTGTCGAAGCTGAAAAGCATGCGCCAACGAGTTTCTCGTCCTGGATGCTCCGCTTCATCCTGAGCCCCACAAAGGGCTGTGAGCTGCGGGTGATAGTGCAGTTGTTGACGGGATGAATATATGTCAAAGTAGGGATCCGGGCCCGAGACCGAAAGTTGGCGGCATATTTCAGCGTATTATCCGAAATCTTTGAAGGCACGGCGAGAACGGCCGGATACGTCGGGGAGAAGGCATAGTCCTTATTGATGTTCGTAATCCTCCAGCCCAAGTCTGCTGACTTTTCACTGATCCCTTGTCGCCTGAACTCGGCCCTCGCGTCGTACAGGTCCCATCCGTTGATCTTGGATTCGAGAGAGTTGGAGGGCGGGGAGTAGTTGAATGCTAAGAGCTTATCAACGCTCCCCAGCCTGCAGGTCTTTGCGCGGATGAACTCGAAGGCATCCCGAGCCTGCTTGTCGTCTGTGAAGTTGAAACTGACAAAGGTAAAATCCCTGAAACGAAGCCGTAGCGATGAAGGGATACCGCTCGATGGGGGCGTTGGTCGCAAAGCGCAGTGGGATATGATGTGAAATGCGAACCATACTTGTTTCGTGTGTTTCTTCGCTTTTGGATCCGGAGCTGCCGCTGATTCTGGAGGGAAACGAAAGACGAGATG of Podospora pseudopauciseta strain CBS 411.78 chromosome 7 map unlocalized CBS411.78m_7, whole genome shotgun sequence contains these proteins:
- the YMR1 gene encoding phosphatidylinositol-3-phosphatase ymr1 (COG:S; EggNog:ENOG503NVN3; BUSCO:EOG09261ABB), whose protein sequence is MAAPQHKHYYSNVQALRGGKPEQGDLALTDYHLVFRFPPESAAAPDPKAKKHTKQVWFAFHIISHCALRPTPPSSGIPSSLRLRFRDFTFVSFNFTDDKQARDAFEFIRAKTCRLGSVDKLLAFNYSPPSNSLESKINGWDLYDARAEFRRQGISEKSADLGWRITNINKDYAFSPTYPAVLAVPSKISDNTLKYAANFRSRARIPTLTYIHPVNNCTITRSSQPFVGLRMKRSIQDEKLVGACFSASTDFLDGNSPSPANASIQADHSPSSSHVDLSADSPDAPTDMSLSDTERMEDELIAAPNVMYDEKTGKRLIYGAQQHNLIVDARPAINSYAMQAIGMGSENMDYYKYAKKVFLNIDNIHVMRDSLDKVISAIKDADISPFPPNRDLLMKSKWLKHIAGILDGSSIIARQVGIQHSHALIHCSDGWDRTSQLCALSQLMLDPYYRTLEGFIVLVEKDWLSFGHMFQLRSGHMSHESWFTVDSDALAGSAVRPGENDGRGDVVENVMASAKRFWSKNVTNDKEAGSDQEEGAAVDEVKQATAPNAAEEQTTRLRDVSPVFHQFLDATYQLLRQHPNRFEFNERFLRRLLYHVYSCQYGTFLYNNERQRHEANLRERTRSVWGYFMSRRPEFTNDRYEPTIDDHTKGRERLIFPKLGEVRWWHQVFNRTDDEMNGEFNASAATAERVAAYQASSGFSESSGIPSESASMVSTSPSPQPPALTSSQSVLTGVETAHAALTPEARVSPPSLNKSASTGGMPAALGALQDKISGLAIAKGVFGGHANSSSAGRQDADDVETVASAAAVEQELKSMS